Proteins encoded within one genomic window of Nonomuraea gerenzanensis:
- the urtA gene encoding urea ABC transporter substrate-binding protein, with amino-acid sequence MLVLALAACGSDSQTAASSNEIKVGLLHSLSGTMAISEVTVRDAELLAIEEINQAGGVLGKKLVPVVEDGASDWPTFAEKATKLIRQDKVATVFGGWTSASRKAMLPVFERYKALLWYPVQYEGLESSPYIFYTGATTNQQIIPGLDYLKEQGKKKLFLVGSDYVFPRTANKIIKAYAAANGMEILGEEYTPLGHTEYSTLVNKVVQAKPDAVFNTLNGDSNVAFFKQLKSAGATAEAMPVLSVSVAEEEVTGIGVDNIAGHPVAWNYYQTTETPANEAFVKAYKAKYGANKVTSDPMEAGYNAVYLWAEAVKKAGTTEVEAVKKAAPGIALERPEGLVTIDGENQHMYKTARIGIIQPDGLIKQVWDSGEPIKPDPYLKGYPWAAGLAAGQ; translated from the coding sequence ATGCTCGTCCTGGCCCTAGCGGCCTGCGGATCCGACTCCCAAACCGCCGCCTCCTCCAACGAGATCAAGGTCGGCCTCCTGCACTCCCTCAGCGGCACGATGGCCATCAGCGAGGTCACCGTGCGCGACGCGGAGCTGCTCGCCATCGAAGAGATCAACCAGGCCGGGGGTGTGCTGGGCAAGAAGCTCGTGCCGGTGGTGGAGGACGGGGCCTCCGACTGGCCCACGTTCGCCGAGAAGGCCACGAAGCTGATCAGGCAGGACAAGGTCGCCACCGTCTTCGGCGGCTGGACCTCGGCCAGCAGGAAGGCGATGCTGCCGGTCTTCGAACGGTACAAGGCGCTGCTGTGGTATCCGGTGCAGTACGAGGGGCTGGAGAGCTCGCCGTACATCTTCTACACCGGCGCCACCACCAACCAGCAGATCATCCCCGGGCTCGACTACCTGAAGGAGCAGGGCAAGAAGAAGCTGTTCCTGGTGGGCAGCGACTACGTCTTCCCGCGTACCGCGAACAAGATCATCAAGGCGTACGCGGCGGCGAACGGGATGGAGATCCTCGGCGAGGAGTACACGCCTTTGGGTCACACCGAATATTCGACGCTGGTCAACAAGGTCGTCCAGGCCAAGCCCGACGCGGTCTTCAACACCCTGAACGGCGACTCCAACGTGGCCTTCTTCAAGCAGCTCAAGAGCGCCGGAGCCACGGCCGAGGCGATGCCCGTGCTGTCGGTGAGCGTCGCCGAGGAGGAGGTCACCGGCATCGGCGTGGACAACATCGCCGGTCACCCCGTCGCCTGGAACTACTACCAGACCACCGAGACGCCGGCCAACGAGGCGTTCGTGAAGGCGTACAAGGCCAAGTACGGCGCCAACAAGGTCACCTCCGACCCCATGGAGGCCGGCTACAACGCCGTCTACCTGTGGGCCGAGGCGGTCAAGAAGGCGGGCACCACCGAGGTCGAGGCGGTCAAGAAGGCCGCGCCGGGCATCGCGCTCGAACGTCCCGAGGGCCTGGTCACCATCGACGGCGAGAACCAGCACATGTACAAGACCGCCCGGATCGGCATCATCCAGCCGGACGGCCTGATCAAGCAGGTGTGGGACTCGGGCGAGCCGATCAAGCCGGACCCGTACCTCAAGGGGTACCCGTGGGCGGCCGGCCTGGCGGCGGGGCAGTGA
- the urtE gene encoding urea ABC transporter ATP-binding subunit UrtE: protein MLSVTGLESGYGRARVLFGVSVEVGAGQLVCVMGRNGVGKTTLLNTVMGVLPATAGSVVFDGRDVTRLKPHERVRLGMGYVPQGHQCFPQLSVLGNLLVTVEAAKQPRSAIDEALDLFPALGALLKRSAGHLSGGQQQQLAMARALVTRPRMLILDEPTEGIQPSIILEIEAAIERLHAAGMAVLLVEQYLDIALRLADTFVILDGGHVVRTGAAEDLQQEEVRRLLAV from the coding sequence ATGCTGTCGGTAACCGGCCTTGAGTCAGGGTACGGGCGGGCGCGGGTGCTGTTCGGGGTCTCGGTGGAGGTCGGGGCCGGGCAGCTCGTGTGCGTCATGGGACGCAACGGGGTCGGCAAGACCACGCTGCTCAACACCGTCATGGGGGTGCTGCCGGCGACGGCGGGCAGCGTCGTGTTCGACGGCCGGGACGTCACCCGGCTGAAGCCGCACGAGCGGGTGCGGCTCGGGATGGGGTACGTGCCGCAGGGGCACCAGTGCTTCCCGCAGCTCTCGGTGCTCGGGAACCTGCTGGTGACCGTGGAGGCGGCCAAGCAGCCCCGGTCCGCCATCGACGAGGCCCTTGATCTTTTTCCGGCGCTGGGGGCGCTGCTCAAGCGGAGCGCGGGGCATCTGTCGGGTGGGCAGCAGCAGCAGCTCGCGATGGCGCGGGCGCTGGTGACGCGGCCTCGGATGCTCATCCTGGACGAGCCTACCGAGGGGATTCAGCCGTCGATCATTCTGGAGATCGAGGCGGCCATCGAGCGGCTGCATGCGGCTGGGATGGCTGTGTTGCTGGTGGAGCAGTATCTGGACATCGCGCTGCGGCTGGCGGACACGTTCGTGATTCTGGACGGGGGGCACGTGGTGCGGACCGGTGCGGCTGAGGACCTTCAGCAGGAGGAGGTGCGGCGGCTGCTGGCCGTTTAG
- a CDS encoding urease subunit alpha, whose amino-acid sequence MADISRARYAALYGPTTGDRIRLADTDLFIEVTEDRSMGPAGAGDEAVFGGGKVIRESMGQARTTRAEGAADLIITGAVILDHWGVVKADVSVRDGRIVAIGKAGNPDTMDGVDIVIGPSTEILAGNGKILTAGAVDSHVHLICPQLLDEAIGSGVTTVVGGGTGPVEGTKATTVTGAWYLGRMLESLDAYPLNFALLGKGNTVSTEGLLEQLRAGASGFKLHEDWGTTPAAIDACLSVADASGVQVTIHTDTLNEAGFVESTLKAIGDRMIHAYHTEGAGGGHAPDIIRVAAYPNVLPSSTNPTRPHTVNTLDEHLDMLMVCHHLNPSIPEDLAFAESRIRPTTMAAEDVLHDMGAISMIGSDSQAMGRIGETIIRTWQTAHVMKARRGQLGPGPADNLRARRYVAKYTICPAIAHGLDAEVGSIEPGKLADLVLWDPAFFGVKPDLVLKGGVVAWAQMGDANASIPTPQPVLPRPMFGASPVTAAATSLHFVAPLSLESGLADRLSVRRRLAPVADVRRRGKSSMPLNDALPRIEVAPDTFEVRIDGALVEPAPATVLPLAQRYFLF is encoded by the coding sequence ATGGCTGACATCTCGCGCGCGCGATATGCCGCACTGTACGGGCCCACGACCGGCGACCGCATCCGCCTGGCCGACACCGACCTGTTCATCGAGGTCACCGAGGACCGGTCGATGGGCCCGGCCGGGGCCGGCGACGAGGCCGTCTTCGGCGGGGGCAAGGTCATCCGCGAGTCCATGGGCCAGGCCAGGACCACCCGGGCCGAAGGGGCCGCCGACCTCATCATCACCGGCGCGGTGATCCTCGACCACTGGGGCGTGGTCAAGGCCGACGTGAGCGTCCGCGACGGCCGCATCGTCGCCATCGGCAAGGCGGGCAACCCCGACACGATGGACGGCGTGGACATCGTCATCGGCCCGTCCACCGAGATCCTCGCCGGCAACGGCAAGATCCTCACCGCCGGGGCCGTCGACTCGCACGTGCATCTGATCTGCCCGCAACTCCTCGACGAGGCCATCGGGTCCGGTGTCACCACGGTGGTCGGGGGCGGCACCGGGCCCGTCGAGGGCACCAAGGCCACCACCGTCACCGGCGCCTGGTACCTGGGCCGGATGCTGGAGTCGCTCGACGCGTACCCGCTGAACTTCGCCCTGCTCGGCAAGGGCAACACGGTCAGCACCGAGGGCCTGCTGGAGCAGCTGCGGGCCGGCGCCTCCGGCTTCAAGCTGCACGAGGACTGGGGCACCACCCCGGCCGCCATCGACGCCTGCCTCAGCGTGGCCGACGCCTCCGGCGTGCAGGTCACGATCCACACCGACACGCTGAACGAGGCCGGCTTCGTCGAGTCGACGCTCAAGGCCATCGGCGACCGGATGATCCACGCGTACCACACGGAGGGGGCGGGCGGCGGGCACGCGCCCGACATCATCCGCGTGGCCGCCTACCCCAACGTCCTGCCCTCCTCCACCAACCCCACCAGGCCGCACACCGTCAACACGCTCGACGAGCACCTCGACATGCTGATGGTCTGCCACCACCTGAACCCGTCGATCCCCGAGGACCTGGCCTTCGCCGAGTCCCGCATCAGGCCGACGACCATGGCGGCCGAGGACGTCCTGCACGACATGGGCGCGATCTCGATGATCGGCTCGGACTCGCAGGCCATGGGGCGGATCGGCGAGACGATCATCCGGACGTGGCAGACGGCCCACGTCATGAAGGCGCGGCGCGGTCAGCTGGGCCCCGGCCCCGCCGACAACCTCCGCGCCCGCCGCTACGTCGCCAAATACACGATATGTCCCGCCATCGCCCACGGCCTGGACGCCGAGGTCGGCTCCATCGAGCCCGGCAAGCTCGCCGACCTCGTCCTGTGGGACCCGGCCTTCTTCGGCGTCAAGCCCGACCTGGTGCTCAAGGGCGGCGTGGTCGCCTGGGCCCAGATGGGCGACGCCAACGCCTCCATCCCGACCCCGCAGCCGGTGCTGCCCCGCCCCATGTTCGGCGCCTCACCGGTCACGGCCGCCGCCACGTCCCTCCACTTCGTCGCGCCCCTCTCCCTGGAGTCGGGGCTCGCCGACCGGCTGTCCGTACGGCGGCGGCTCGCGCCCGTGGCCGACGTACGGCGGCGGGGCAAGTCGTCCATGCCCCTGAACGACGCGTTGCCACGCATCGAGGTGGCACCCGACACCTTCGAGGTCCGCATCGACGGCGCCCTCGTCGAGCCCGCCCCGGCCACCGTCCTGCCCCTCGCCCAGCGGTACTTCCTGTTCTGA
- the urtD gene encoding urea ABC transporter ATP-binding protein UrtD has translation MLELRDVQVVFDGFRALDGVDLTVPEGELRFLIGPNGAGKTTLIDVITGLTRPAAGTVRFGGLDLVGRKEHQIVRLGVGRTFQTSVVFEELTVVENLDLAASFRAPLWSLARRRRGVSEAVAEALERTGLEELAERSAGVLSHGQRQWLEIGMLLAQRPRLLLLDEPVAGMSKDERERTGELLTQIADDHTVIVVEHDMEFLRRHASTVTVLHEGKVLVEGSVEQVSADPRVQEVYLGRRKAEDAVGNRP, from the coding sequence GTGCTCGAACTGCGTGACGTACAGGTGGTGTTCGACGGGTTCCGCGCGCTCGACGGCGTGGACCTGACCGTGCCCGAGGGCGAGCTGCGCTTCCTCATCGGGCCCAACGGCGCGGGCAAGACCACGCTCATCGACGTCATCACCGGCCTGACCCGTCCGGCGGCGGGCACCGTCCGCTTCGGCGGCCTGGATCTCGTCGGCAGGAAGGAGCACCAGATCGTGCGGCTGGGCGTGGGGCGCACGTTCCAGACGTCGGTGGTGTTCGAGGAGCTCACTGTCGTCGAGAACCTCGACCTGGCCGCCAGCTTCCGGGCGCCGCTGTGGTCGCTGGCCCGGCGGCGGCGCGGTGTCTCGGAGGCCGTCGCGGAGGCGCTGGAGAGGACAGGGCTCGAAGAGCTCGCCGAGCGTTCAGCGGGCGTTCTCTCGCACGGTCAGCGCCAGTGGCTGGAGATCGGCATGCTGCTGGCGCAGCGGCCTCGGCTGCTGCTCCTGGACGAGCCGGTGGCGGGCATGTCCAAGGACGAACGCGAGCGTACGGGCGAGCTGCTCACCCAGATCGCCGACGACCACACGGTGATCGTGGTCGAGCACGACATGGAGTTCCTGCGGCGGCACGCCTCGACCGTCACCGTGCTGCACGAGGGCAAGGTCCTCGTGGAGGGCTCGGTCGAGCAGGTCAGCGCCGACCCGCGGGTGCAAGAGGTCTACCTGGGGAGGAGGAAGGCCGAGGATGCTGTCGGTAACCGGCCTTGA
- a CDS encoding Mut7-C ubiquitin/RNAse domain-containing protein yields MTTARLRISPELRMFLPASRRHEWQEVTPDHTSTLGHHVESVGVPLTEVGPMLLDGRGVPPSHLLVPGDVVDVQPIPRPQQLPEEPRFLLDVHLGTLARRLRLLGIDTAYHNDMDDPALVVQANAERRVLLTQDRGLLRRRALWLGAYVRGSAPADQLRDLLERFAPPLRPWTRCTACNGVLVPVGKDEVEALLEAGTRRSYDAYGRCASCGQVYWHGAHSGHLEEIVQSAREWANSAIFR; encoded by the coding sequence GTGACGACCGCACGCCTGCGCATCTCCCCAGAGCTGAGGATGTTCCTGCCCGCGAGCCGCCGCCACGAGTGGCAGGAGGTGACCCCCGACCACACCTCGACGCTCGGCCACCACGTCGAATCCGTCGGCGTCCCGCTGACGGAGGTGGGCCCCATGCTGCTCGACGGCCGGGGCGTGCCGCCTTCGCACCTCCTGGTGCCGGGCGACGTGGTGGACGTCCAACCGATCCCCCGCCCGCAGCAGCTCCCCGAGGAGCCCCGCTTCCTCCTGGACGTGCACCTCGGCACGCTGGCCCGGCGGCTGCGCCTGCTCGGCATCGACACCGCCTACCACAACGACATGGACGACCCGGCGCTGGTGGTGCAGGCCAACGCGGAGCGGCGGGTGCTGCTCACCCAGGATCGCGGGCTGTTGCGGCGGCGTGCGCTGTGGCTCGGGGCGTACGTGCGCGGCTCGGCCCCGGCCGACCAGCTCCGCGACCTGCTCGAACGTTTCGCCCCGCCGTTGCGGCCGTGGACGCGGTGCACCGCCTGCAACGGGGTGCTGGTGCCGGTCGGCAAGGACGAGGTGGAGGCGCTGCTGGAGGCGGGCACTCGGCGGAGCTACGACGCCTACGGCCGTTGTGCGTCATGTGGCCAGGTGTACTGGCATGGCGCGCACAGCGGACATCTTGAGGAAATCGTACAGTCGGCGCGAGAATGGGCCAACAGCGCCATTTTTCGCTAA
- the urtC gene encoding urea ABC transporter permease subunit UrtC: MIKRNLPFATVAVIALVAAPLLLEPFRLSLLAKYLCYAIVALGIGLAWGQGGMLTLGQGVFFGLGGYSMAMYLKLQEAGPGGLPDFMVWSGVESLPALWTPFANPVFAVAMAVLGPVLLAVILGTLVFRQRVRGAYFAILTQALAAAMVILLVGQQGLTGGTNGMTNFFELFGQDLADDSTQRGLYIVVASVLGILYLATRQLVNSRYGRLLVAVRDGEDRVRFLGYDPALVKTVAFAASAGMAGLAGALFVPVVGIISPALLGVVPSLELVVAVAVGGRHALAGAVLGAVVMGYAKTAFSEQFADGWLYLQGALFILVMTLAPKGIVGIVGRLRRARTA; encoded by the coding sequence GTGATCAAACGGAATCTGCCCTTCGCGACCGTGGCGGTGATCGCGCTCGTCGCGGCGCCGCTGCTGCTGGAGCCGTTCCGGCTGAGCCTGCTCGCCAAGTACCTGTGCTACGCGATCGTCGCGCTCGGCATCGGGCTGGCCTGGGGGCAGGGCGGCATGCTCACCCTCGGCCAGGGTGTCTTCTTCGGGCTCGGCGGCTACTCCATGGCCATGTACCTCAAGCTGCAGGAGGCCGGGCCCGGCGGGCTGCCCGACTTCATGGTGTGGAGCGGGGTGGAGAGCCTGCCGGCGCTGTGGACGCCGTTCGCCAACCCGGTCTTCGCCGTCGCCATGGCCGTGCTCGGGCCCGTGCTGCTCGCGGTGATCCTCGGCACGCTGGTGTTCCGGCAGCGGGTGCGCGGCGCGTACTTCGCGATCCTCACCCAGGCGCTGGCCGCCGCCATGGTCATCCTGCTGGTCGGGCAGCAGGGGCTGACCGGCGGCACCAACGGCATGACGAACTTCTTCGAGCTGTTCGGCCAGGACCTCGCCGACGACTCCACGCAACGCGGGCTCTACATCGTCGTCGCGTCCGTGCTCGGCATCCTCTACCTGGCCACCCGGCAGCTCGTCAACAGCCGGTACGGCCGCCTGCTCGTCGCCGTCCGCGACGGCGAGGACCGGGTGCGCTTCCTCGGCTACGACCCGGCCCTGGTCAAGACCGTCGCCTTCGCCGCCTCGGCGGGCATGGCGGGGCTCGCGGGCGCGCTGTTCGTGCCGGTCGTCGGCATCATCTCGCCCGCGCTGCTCGGCGTCGTGCCGTCGCTGGAGCTGGTCGTCGCCGTGGCCGTCGGCGGACGGCACGCGCTGGCGGGCGCCGTGCTCGGTGCGGTCGTCATGGGGTACGCCAAGACGGCGTTCAGCGAGCAGTTCGCCGACGGCTGGCTCTACCTGCAAGGGGCCCTGTTCATCCTGGTCATGACGCTGGCCCCGAAGGGGATCGTCGGGATCGTGGGGAGGTTGCGCCGTGCTCGAACTGCGTGA
- the urtB gene encoding urea ABC transporter permease subunit UrtB, whose translation MSAFVNQLPIGLSIGAVLLLIALGLTFTFGQMGVINMAHGEFIMAGAYTAFLLQDLVLALPVAFLVAGVMGLILERGAIRHFYGRPLDTLLLTWGVSLVLQQLARDLFGAPNVQVSAPSWLAGGIGILPYNRLFIMGLAVAGVVAIWVYLTRTGLGRRTQAVVQNRQLAATSGIDTGRVDMLTFFIGSGLAGIAGVALTLIGPVGPALGTYYIVDAFLVVVAGGLGQLRGAVLAAIGLGLLNSYAEFWSDASLAKVIVFAVIIAFLQVRPQGMFVLRSRVLT comes from the coding sequence ATGTCGGCCTTCGTCAACCAGCTGCCCATCGGGCTGTCGATCGGGGCGGTGCTGCTGCTGATCGCGCTCGGGCTGACGTTCACGTTCGGCCAGATGGGCGTGATCAACATGGCGCACGGCGAGTTCATCATGGCCGGGGCGTACACGGCGTTCCTGCTGCAGGATCTGGTGCTGGCGCTGCCGGTGGCCTTTCTGGTCGCCGGGGTGATGGGGCTGATCCTGGAGCGGGGGGCGATCCGGCACTTCTACGGCCGGCCGCTGGACACGCTGCTGCTCACCTGGGGTGTCAGCCTGGTGCTGCAGCAGCTCGCCCGCGACCTGTTCGGGGCGCCGAACGTGCAGGTGAGCGCGCCGTCCTGGCTGGCGGGCGGGATCGGCATCCTGCCGTACAACCGGCTGTTCATCATGGGGCTCGCGGTGGCGGGCGTGGTCGCGATCTGGGTGTACCTGACCCGGACGGGGCTGGGGCGCAGGACGCAGGCCGTCGTGCAGAACCGGCAGCTCGCCGCCACCAGCGGGATCGACACCGGGCGGGTGGACATGCTGACGTTCTTCATCGGCTCCGGGCTGGCCGGCATCGCCGGGGTGGCGCTGACGCTCATCGGGCCCGTGGGGCCGGCGCTCGGGACGTACTACATCGTGGACGCGTTCCTCGTGGTCGTGGCCGGTGGGCTCGGGCAGCTGCGCGGGGCGGTGCTCGCGGCCATCGGGCTGGGGCTGCTGAACTCCTACGCCGAGTTCTGGTCGGACGCCTCGCTGGCCAAGGTGATCGTCTTCGCCGTGATCATCGCGTTCCTTCAGGTGCGCCCGCAGGGCATGTTCGTGCTGAGGTCGAGGGTGCTGACGTGA
- a CDS encoding urease accessory protein UreF, translated as MHPSLLLLTDSRLPAGGHAHSGGTERAVASGAVHDVPSLRSFLRGRLHTAGALSAALTAAACREAGRWGAVLADAARTHATHAEATHAEASHAEASHAEAALGAPRRRDVVRPGPAHVDGAQPTDTQAAPHPWVVLDAEVDARTASPAQRDASRTQGRLLLRVARRVWPSPVLDDLARLTPSPHHPIALGATAHAAGATPEEAALAAAYHAITGPATAAVRLLGLDPVSVHALLADLTPDLTAVAAQACLPTIATPTWEALPAHSAPALDLLAEQHARAQIRLFIS; from the coding sequence ATGCACCCGTCCCTGCTCCTGCTCACCGACTCCCGCCTCCCCGCCGGGGGTCACGCCCACTCGGGCGGCACCGAACGCGCGGTCGCGTCGGGGGCGGTGCACGACGTGCCGTCCCTGCGGTCCTTCCTGCGCGGCCGCCTCCACACGGCCGGCGCCCTGTCCGCGGCCCTCACGGCGGCGGCCTGTAGGGAGGCGGGCCGATGGGGCGCGGTGCTTGCGGACGCGGCCCGCACGCACGCGACCCACGCGGAAGCGACCCACGCGGAAGCGAGCCACGCGGAAGCGAGCCACGCGGAAGCCGCCCTCGGCGCGCCGCGTCGGCGAGACGTGGTGCGGCCGGGCCCGGCGCACGTGGACGGCGCCCAGCCGACCGACACGCAAGCGGCACCGCATCCGTGGGTGGTGCTGGACGCCGAGGTGGACGCCAGGACCGCCTCCCCCGCCCAGCGCGACGCCTCCCGCACCCAGGGCCGCCTGCTCCTCCGGGTCGCCCGCCGCGTGTGGCCATCCCCCGTGCTGGACGACCTCGCCCGCCTCACCCCCAGCCCTCACCACCCCATCGCCCTGGGCGCCACAGCACACGCAGCCGGAGCCACTCCCGAGGAAGCCGCACTGGCGGCGGCGTACCACGCGATCACCGGCCCGGCCACGGCAGCGGTCAGGCTCCTGGGCCTGGACCCGGTGTCCGTGCACGCCCTCCTCGCCGACCTCACCCCCGACCTCACGGCCGTAGCCGCTCAAGCCTGCCTGCCCACCATCGCCACACCCACCTGGGAGGCGCTACCCGCGCACTCCGCACCAGCCCTGGACCTCCTGGCCGAACAACACGCCCGAGCCCAGATCCGGCTGTTCATCTCATGA
- a CDS encoding urease subunit gamma, with protein sequence MRLTSHEQERLLIHVAAGVARERQARGLRLNHPEATAIIASFLMEGARDGRSVADLMEAGRSVLGRTDVMEGVPEMLESVQIEATFPDGTKLVTVHRPIP encoded by the coding sequence ATGCGGCTTACCTCACACGAGCAGGAGCGGCTGCTCATCCACGTCGCCGCCGGTGTGGCGCGCGAGCGGCAGGCCAGAGGCCTGCGACTCAACCACCCAGAGGCTACCGCCATCATCGCCTCGTTCCTCATGGAGGGCGCCAGGGACGGGCGCAGCGTGGCCGACCTGATGGAGGCGGGACGGTCGGTGCTCGGCCGGACCGACGTCATGGAGGGCGTGCCGGAGATGCTGGAGAGCGTGCAGATCGAGGCCACCTTCCCCGACGGCACGAAGCTGGTCACCGTCCACAGGCCGATCCCGTGA
- a CDS encoding TAXI family TRAP transporter solute-binding subunit, with protein MSISRRTLLGLAVLAAAVGCSGSEDEAFELRLATGLYGGPYRPLGDRLAQELRSGGMRVKAMATAASVENLTMMTDGRADAGFALADSADDAVRVRHQPVAALARMYMNYAHLVVSRDSAISTVQQLAGKVVSIGVEGSGTAVTAVRVLAAAGLADPPEMVKLDLDASIEALVGGRVEAFFWSGGVPTPALTTRDDVRLVSLESLVPVLRREFGPVYEEASVPAGTYGGTRSIRTVGTPSYLMCRSSLSDDLAFTITETLFSARDRLQAPSAPGGRLDERYAIGTGVVPLHPGAARYYRSVYG; from the coding sequence ATGTCGATATCCCGTCGTACCTTGCTGGGGCTCGCTGTGCTCGCGGCGGCGGTCGGGTGCTCGGGGTCTGAGGACGAGGCGTTCGAGCTGCGGCTGGCGACAGGGTTGTACGGCGGGCCGTACCGGCCGCTCGGGGATCGGCTCGCGCAGGAGCTGCGCAGTGGCGGGATGCGGGTGAAGGCGATGGCGACCGCCGCGAGCGTCGAGAACCTCACGATGATGACCGACGGGCGGGCCGACGCGGGGTTCGCACTGGCCGACAGCGCCGACGACGCGGTGCGCGTGCGGCACCAGCCCGTCGCCGCGCTGGCCAGGATGTACATGAACTACGCACATCTGGTCGTGTCGCGGGATTCGGCGATCAGTACGGTGCAGCAGCTCGCGGGCAAGGTCGTGTCCATCGGCGTGGAAGGGTCGGGGACTGCGGTGACCGCCGTGCGGGTGCTGGCCGCGGCCGGGCTGGCCGATCCGCCGGAGATGGTCAAGCTTGATCTGGACGCCTCCATCGAGGCGCTGGTCGGTGGGCGGGTCGAGGCGTTCTTCTGGTCGGGTGGGGTGCCGACGCCCGCGCTGACCACGCGCGACGATGTGCGGCTGGTGTCGTTGGAGTCGCTGGTGCCGGTGTTGCGGCGGGAGTTCGGGCCTGTGTACGAGGAGGCGTCCGTGCCCGCGGGGACCTATGGGGGCACCAGGTCGATCCGGACCGTGGGGACGCCGAGTTATCTGATGTGCCGTAGCTCGCTGTCCGATGATCTGGCGTTCACGATCACCGAGACGTTGTTCAGCGCTCGCGACCGCCTCCAGGCCCCTTCTGCGCCCGGCGGGCGGCTGGACGAGAGGTACGCGATTGGCACCGGTGTGGTGCCGTTGCATCCCGGTGCCGCCCGCTACTACCGGTCCGTGTACGGCTGA
- a CDS encoding urease subunit beta, whose amino-acid sequence MIPGEYTHPEGTIALNPGRERVTVRVVNTADRPVQVGSHYHFAAANPGLEFDRKAAWGRRLDVPAGTAVRFEPGVERDVTLVPLTGLRVVPGLRPEWAGPLDG is encoded by the coding sequence GTGATCCCCGGCGAGTACACCCACCCCGAGGGCACGATCGCGCTCAACCCGGGGCGCGAGCGGGTCACCGTGCGCGTGGTGAACACGGCCGACCGGCCGGTGCAGGTCGGCTCGCACTACCACTTCGCCGCCGCGAACCCGGGGCTGGAGTTCGACAGGAAGGCGGCCTGGGGGCGGCGGCTGGACGTGCCCGCCGGCACGGCCGTCAGGTTCGAGCCGGGCGTCGAGCGGGACGTGACGCTGGTGCCGCTGACCGGCCTGCGCGTGGTGCCCGGCCTGCGGCCGGAGTGGGCGGGGCCGCTCGATGGCTGA
- a CDS encoding ATP-binding protein, protein MQDKQQDPGGDDGTNPIRITATRENPFLTVEVHDTSDTIPKIAPPDPSATAGRGLAIVQSLSHAWGWRPTTTGKAVWFRLLA, encoded by the coding sequence ATGCAAGACAAGCAACAGGATCCCGGAGGTGACGACGGGACCAACCCCATCCGCATCACCGCGACCAGGGAGAACCCCTTCCTCACCGTGGAAGTGCACGACACAAGTGACACCATTCCGAAAATCGCACCGCCCGACCCATCGGCCACCGCCGGAAGAGGTCTCGCCATTGTGCAGAGCCTCTCCCACGCCTGGGGCTGGAGACCGACCACCACCGGAAAGGCCGTGTGGTTCCGGCTGCTCGCATGA